One part of the Humulus lupulus chromosome 9, drHumLupu1.1, whole genome shotgun sequence genome encodes these proteins:
- the LOC133802623 gene encoding guanosine nucleotide diphosphate dissociation inhibitor 1-like: MKLYAESLARFQGGSPYIYPLYGLGELPQAFARLSAVYGGTYMLNKPECKVEFNEEGEVIGVTSEGETARCKKVVCDPSYLQNKVRKVGKVARAIAIMSHPIPNTNDSHSVQVILPQKQLGRQSDM, encoded by the exons ATGAAG CTTTATGCTGAGTCTCTAGCACGTTTTCAAGGAGGATCGCCATATATATATCCTTTATATGGACTGGGAGAACTTCCACAA GCCTTTGCACGGCTTAGTgcagtttatggagggacatatATGTTGAATAAACCTGAGTGCAAG GTTGAGTTCAATGAGGAGGGAGAAGTCATTGGGGTCACATCTGAAGGTGAAACTGCTAGATGCAAAAAAGTTGTGTGTGATCCATCATACTTGCAAAACAAG GTTAGAAAGGTTGGTAAGGTTGCAAGGGCAATTGCCATCATGAGCCATCCAATACCGAACACCAATGATTCTCACTCAGTACAGGTTATCTTGCCACAGAAGCAGTTGGGTCGCCAATCAGACATGTGA